The following nucleotide sequence is from bacterium.
TCGAACCGAATCCACGTGCATGGTGCCGCGATGCCGCCACAGGGAAATCAGAATCGCCAGCCCTACCGCCACTTCCGCCGCCGCCACGCACATCACGAAAAAAACCAGCACCTGTCCGCTAAGATCGGCGGTGTAGCGCGCGACGGCCACGAACGTCAGATTGACCGCATTCAGCATGATCTCAACCGACATCA
It contains:
- the nuoK gene encoding NADH-quinone oxidoreductase subunit NuoK, whose amino-acid sequence is MSVEIMLNAVNLTFVAVARYTADLSGQVLVFFVMCVAAAEVAVGLAILISLWRHRGTMHVDSVRLLKW